The segment ATAATTGGAATCATAGGAAGTGACTATGAAGAGTTATTAAAGGAAAATTTTAAAAATTCTGAGATTATTATTTATGAAAATTATTTAGAAGCTTTTAAAGACTTTAGCTCAAGAAAAATTGATTTAATCTATGATGATAAAGTTGCCATTGAATATTTTGCCTTACAAAATGGATATTTTCATTTAATACGTTCAATAAAACTTTTTTCTAACACTTTTAAAATAAGCGCCATATCTGAAAATGAAAATCTTGTAAAACTCTTTGATGAGGGTTTTAAAAAATTAAAACCTGAAGATTTAGCTTCAGTTGAGAGTAAATGGATTATACATAATGAACAAAGAATTTATGAAGATATTGAAAGTTTAACTCAATTAACACAAGAGGAAAAAGATTTTATAAAATCTAAAACTTTTAAAATATCCCTTTCAAGATCATGGGAACCTTTCTCTTTTCTTTCAATAAATAAAGCAGGGGGTATTTCAACTGAAATTTGGGAACTTATTGCAAAAAAACTTGGTTTAAAATATGAATTTTTTGTTAGTAATAATTTTAGTGAACAACTCTCTTCAATAAAAAATAAAGAAAAAGATTTAATCTTTAGTGTTGGTGAAACAAAAGATAGAAAAAAGTATGCAATATTTACAAAATCATATAAATCTTTCCCTTTATCTATAGTAACTTTAAAAGATGAAAACTTCATAGAAAATATGAATTATCTTTTTAACAAAAAAATTGCTGTTGGGGAAAATTTTACTGCACACAAAATATTAAGAGAAAAATACCCAAAACTAGATTTTTTATTAGTAAAAAGTATAAAAGAGGGATTAGCAGCTGTTGATGAAAAGAAAGCTTATGCCTTTGTTGATATCAAACCAGTACTAGCATACAATATTAAAAAATTAAATTTTGATTCCCTAAAAATAACAGGGAATACTGGCCTAAGTTTTGATATGAGTATTATGATTAGGGATGATTATCAAATTTTACAATCAATACTTAATAAAGCCATACTCTCTTTAAATGAGAATGAAGTAAATTCTATAATAAAAAGATGGGAAAATGTACAATTTGAAAAAAACTTTGATTATAAAACCCTATGGGTTTTACTTGGTTTAACGAGTTTATTTTTTATTCCTCTAATCTATTTTAATCAACAAAATTTACGAAAAAGTAAAAACTTAAAGATTCTTGTAAATGAAAGAACTAAAGAACTTAAAATTTTAAATGAAGAACTAGAAGAAAGAATTGAAGAGAAAACAAAAGAATTAAGAAGAGCCAATTATCTACTTGATGAAGCACAAACAATTGCAAAACTAGGAAGTTTTGGTTACAGTATAAAAAAGAAAGAATTAAAATGGAGTAATGAACATTATAAAATTTTTGGACTTTTTGTGGGTGAAATTAAACCATCATTGGCAACTTTTTTCTCTTTTATACATCCTGATGATAAAAAAAGGGTTAAAAAAGAGTTTTTAAAATCTTTTAGAATAAAAAGAAAATACTCTTTTGAATTTAAAATATTACTAAGAGATGAAACCATTAAATATATTCAATTAACCTCAAAAATAACAAAATTTTCAAATGAAGGCAAACCTTTATTTGTCATTGGAACTATACTTGATTTAACAAAAATAAAAAAACTTGAACTTGAAAAAAGGGAACAAGACACATTACTTGCTCAACAATCAAAAATGGCGGCAATGGGGGAGATGTTAGAAAATATTGCCCACCAATGGAGACAACCACTTTCAGTAATTTCAACTGCCTCAACAGGTATGCAATTACAATTAGAGATAAATAAAAAAGTGGATGAAAAGTTTTTACTTGATAGTATAAATTCTATAAATAAACAATCCCAATATCTTTCAAAAACAATTGAAGATTTTAGAAACTTTTTTAATCCAAATAAACTTGTTCAATATTTTGATATAAAAGATTGCATTGAGAAATCTTTATATTTGGTTGATTCCAGACTAAAAAAATATAATATTGAAGTTATAAAAGACATGGAGAATATAAAAGTAAAAACTTTAGAAAGTGAACTTGTACAAATTTTACTAAATATTTTAAATAATGCAATTGATGCAATTGAATCAAATAAAATATCAAGACCTGTAATTTGTATTAATACTTATAAAGAGAATGATTCACTAATTATTGAGATAAAAGATAATGCAGGTGGAATCCCAAAAAATATTATAAATAGAATTTTAGAACCATACTTTACAACTAAACACAAATCCCAAGGTACGGGGATAGGACTTTATATGTCTAATGAAATAATTACAAAACATTTAAAGGGTAAAATTTTAGTATCAAATTGTACTTTTTTAGTTGATGATAGCCATTATAAAGGTGCACTTTTTACACTATCTCTTCCAATAGAGGCAAAATGAAGATGAAGAGAATTCTTCTCATAATTTTAATTTTTAGTGGTTTAGTTCAAAATATGTTGGCAAAAGAGATTATAATTTCAAAAATTCAAGAAGCCTCTGGTATCACTTACTCAGAAAAATCAAATACCTTGTTTGTTGTTGCAGATGAGGGTTCAATCTATGAATTAACTTTAGAGGGAAAAATTCTAAGGCAAAAAGAGATAGGAAAATATGATTTTGAAGGTGTTGCAGTTGATGATAAAAAAGATATATTATTAGTTGCAATTGAAGGTAAAGATAAAATTTTAGTTCTATCAAAAAAAAATTTCAAAAAGAAAAAAGAGATTTCAATAAAAAGAGAATTTAATGGAATTAAAGTTTTAAAAAAAGGTGATGATGGAATTGAAGCTATTGCTATATTAAAAGATAAAATATATTTATCAAACCAATCTGATAAACCTTACCCAAAAGAAGACTCTTCTGTAATTGTAGTTATTGATTATGATTTAAAAAAGAAAAAACAAAAAATTAAAGAGATTATAAACCATGGATATAAAGATATTGCGGGATTAACTTTTTATAAAAACAACCTTTTTATGGTAAGTGATGACCATTCACTTTTAATTGAATATGATTTAAAAAAACAAAAAACAAAAAAAGAATACAAACTAACAAACTATTATGCCCAAGAAGGAATCACCTTTGATAAAAAAGGTAATCTCTATATTGCTGATGATGGTGGAAATATACTAAAAATAAAAGATTTTAAAAAATAATGGAAGAGATACAAACACAACTAACTTACGAAGAACAAACAAAAATCACTAGAGCAGTAATAAAAGCTGCTGTATTGATGCTTGAATATGGTGCAGAAAGTAGACTTATTGAACAAACTGCTCAAAGATTAGGAAAGGCTTTAGGTGTTGATTCTGTTGAACTTTCTTTAATCCCTTCTGCCATTGTTTTAACAACACTAACAAACAATCAAACACACTCTGTTACAACAACAAGAAGAGCCTACCACAAACCAATAAATATGTCCATTGTATGTGATGTTCAAAGGATGTGTCATCAAACAGAAAAAGAAAAAAGAGATGTAAGTTTTGTATTAAAAACAATGAAAGAGATTCAAGCAAACTACTATAATAGATGGCTTGTAGTTTTTATGATTGGATTATCATGTGCTTCATTTGCTTACTTAAATGGGGCAGATTTAATCTCATTTTTTGTCACTTTTTTTGCATCTGGTATTGCTATGTTTACTAGACAAGAGTTAGCAAAAAGAAAGTTTGTAATGATTATAACCTTTGCTGCAACTGCTTTTGTTGCAACATTAATATCTGGACTTGCACATATATATGAATTAAGTGATAAGATAGATATTGCTTTATCATCAAGTGTAATTTTACTTGCTCCGGGTTTCCCTTTTATCAATTCTGTTTTAGATGCTGTAAAAGGTTATCTAGCCATGGGTTGGGGTCGTTGGATGCAAGCTGTTTTATTAACAGTAGCAACTGCAATTGGGATTGTTTTTGCCTTTGTAGTTTTAGATTTAAAAGGTTGGTAATATGGGTACTGAATTAATTAATTATATTATAAATG is part of the Arcobacter arenosus genome and harbors:
- a CDS encoding transporter substrate-binding domain-containing protein, producing the protein MFTQKIFLKTIVLFFFIFLLQSNANQTQFKVSYDPDYAPFSYELNGKAEGLFVDFWRLWAEENHYNIKFINGVTWDNSINLAKEKKVDFFLGTNAYEDWMKSSKNYYELATSLFIHKENDKGFSKDASYIIGIIGSDYEELLKENFKNSEIIIYENYLEAFKDFSSRKIDLIYDDKVAIEYFALQNGYFHLIRSIKLFSNTFKISAISENENLVKLFDEGFKKLKPEDLASVESKWIIHNEQRIYEDIESLTQLTQEEKDFIKSKTFKISLSRSWEPFSFLSINKAGGISTEIWELIAKKLGLKYEFFVSNNFSEQLSSIKNKEKDLIFSVGETKDRKKYAIFTKSYKSFPLSIVTLKDENFIENMNYLFNKKIAVGENFTAHKILREKYPKLDFLLVKSIKEGLAAVDEKKAYAFVDIKPVLAYNIKKLNFDSLKITGNTGLSFDMSIMIRDDYQILQSILNKAILSLNENEVNSIIKRWENVQFEKNFDYKTLWVLLGLTSLFFIPLIYFNQQNLRKSKNLKILVNERTKELKILNEELEERIEEKTKELRRANYLLDEAQTIAKLGSFGYSIKKKELKWSNEHYKIFGLFVGEIKPSLATFFSFIHPDDKKRVKKEFLKSFRIKRKYSFEFKILLRDETIKYIQLTSKITKFSNEGKPLFVIGTILDLTKIKKLELEKREQDTLLAQQSKMAAMGEMLENIAHQWRQPLSVISTASTGMQLQLEINKKVDEKFLLDSINSINKQSQYLSKTIEDFRNFFNPNKLVQYFDIKDCIEKSLYLVDSRLKKYNIEVIKDMENIKVKTLESELVQILLNILNNAIDAIESNKISRPVICINTYKENDSLIIEIKDNAGGIPKNIINRILEPYFTTKHKSQGTGIGLYMSNEIITKHLKGKILVSNCTFLVDDSHYKGALFTLSLPIEAK
- a CDS encoding SdiA-regulated domain-containing protein gives rise to the protein MKRILLIILIFSGLVQNMLAKEIIISKIQEASGITYSEKSNTLFVVADEGSIYELTLEGKILRQKEIGKYDFEGVAVDDKKDILLVAIEGKDKILVLSKKNFKKKKEISIKREFNGIKVLKKGDDGIEAIAILKDKIYLSNQSDKPYPKEDSSVIVVIDYDLKKKKQKIKEIINHGYKDIAGLTFYKNNLFMVSDDHSLLIEYDLKKQKTKKEYKLTNYYAQEGITFDKKGNLYIADDGGNILKIKDFKK
- a CDS encoding threonine/serine exporter family protein; amino-acid sequence: MEEIQTQLTYEEQTKITRAVIKAAVLMLEYGAESRLIEQTAQRLGKALGVDSVELSLIPSAIVLTTLTNNQTHSVTTTRRAYHKPINMSIVCDVQRMCHQTEKEKRDVSFVLKTMKEIQANYYNRWLVVFMIGLSCASFAYLNGADLISFFVTFFASGIAMFTRQELAKRKFVMIITFAATAFVATLISGLAHIYELSDKIDIALSSSVILLAPGFPFINSVLDAVKGYLAMGWGRWMQAVLLTVATAIGIVFAFVVLDLKGW